A DNA window from Helianthus annuus cultivar XRQ/B chromosome 15, HanXRQr2.0-SUNRISE, whole genome shotgun sequence contains the following coding sequences:
- the LOC110913672 gene encoding uncharacterized protein LOC110913672, protein MAERTSRECLEYFCDTVCKIYGPEFLRRPTSHDMALLYQAHEEKHHLPGMFGSLDCTHFVWRFCPTEKFKRQHEAARKDVERAFGVLKGKWGVLSRPMRARSVKKIRNVVYTCIILHNMILKDDGKAIAPVHIRDPPVEPALDDTVLGELLNEDTHWRLKHDLIDHLASQDLPHLLADSDED, encoded by the exons ATGGCCGAAAGAACTTCCCGCGAGTGCCTAGAATATTTTTGTGACACGGTTTGCAAAATATATGGTCCAGAGTTCTTACGTAGACCGACAAGCCACGACATGGCACTTTTATACCAAGCTCATGAGGAAAAACATCACCTTCCAGGTATGTTCGGTAGCCTTGATTGCACCCATTTCGTTTGGCGTTTTTGTCCGACAGA GAAATTCAAGAGGCAACATGAGGCGGCAAGAAAAGACGtcgaacgggcttttggtgttttgaagGGGAAATGGGGTGTATTGAGTCGACCGATGCGAGCAAGATCGGTTAAAAAAATTAGGAATGTCGTGTACACGTgtattattttacacaacatgattttgaaagacgATGGAAAGGCGATAGCACCGGTGCACATTCGGGATCCTCCGGTCGAGCCGgctctagacgatacggtgctGGGCGAGTTGTTGAATGAAGACACCCATTGGAGACTCAAACACGATCTCATAGATCATCTCGCAAGTCAAGATTTACCCCATCTTTTGGCCGATTCCGACGAAGACTAG